Genomic window (Subtercola endophyticus):
ACCAACTCGCTCTGTTCGCCCCTTTGAAGTCGTCAGCGACTACACCCCCAGTGGCGACCAGCCGGCGGCGATCGCCGAGCTGACGGCACGCATCAACGCCGGTGAAACCGACGTGGTTCTGTTGGGCGCAACCGGTACGGGCAAGTCGGCCACCACCGCCTGGCTCATCGAGGCCGTGCAGCGCCCCACCCTCGTTCTGGCCCACAACAAGACGCTCGCGGCGCAGCTAGCGAACGAGTTCCGCGAGCTCATGCCGAACAACGCGGTCGAGTACTTCGTGTCGTACTACGACTACTACCAGCCAGAGGCGTACGTGCCGCAGACCGATACGTTCATCGAGAAAGACAGCTCGATCAACTCCGAGGTCGAGCGGTTGCGGCACTCCACCACGAACTCGCTGCTGAGCAGGCGCGACGTGGTCGTCGTCTCGACGGTGTCGTGCATCTATGGCCTCGGCACTCCAGAGCAGTACATGAACGCCATGATGGCCTTACAGGTGGGCATGAAGGTCGACCGAGACTGGCTCATCCGTAAGTTCATCTCCATGCAGTACCAGCGCAACGATGTCGATTTCTCGCGCGGCAACTTCCGCGTTCGCGGCGACACCATCGAGATCATTCCGATGTACGAAGAACTGGCGATCCGCATCGAGATGTTCGGCGACGAGATCGAGGCGCTGTACACGCTTCACCCGTTGACGGGCGACATCGTCACCAAACGCGACGCCATCTCCGTCTTCCCCGGCTCGCACTACGTCGCCGACACGAACGTCATGCACCGCGCTATCGGAACCATTCAAGAAGAACTGGCCCTGCGACTCACGCAACTCGAACGCGAGGGCAAACTGCTCGAGGCTCAGCGGCTCAGAATGCGCACGACCTTCGACCTCGAAATGATGCAGCAGATCGGCTTCACCTCGGGCATCGAGAACTACTCGCGGCATATCGACGGCCGCCAGCCCGGTGAAGCGCCGCACTGCCTCATCGACTACTTTCCCGACGACTTTCTCGTGGTGATCGACGAATCGCACGTCACCGTGCCGCAGATCGGCGCCATGTACGAAGGCGACTCGTCACGCAAGCGCACGCTGGTCGAGCACGGCTTCCGGCTTCCGAGTGCGCTCGACAACCGGCCGCTGCGCTGGAACGAGTTCAACAACAAGGTCGGCCAGAAGGTCTATCTCTCGGCGACCCCGGGCAAGTACGAGATGGGGCTGGCCGACGGAGTTGTCGAGCAGATCATCCGGCCCACTGGGCTCATCGACCCGGAGATCGTGGTGAAGCCCTCGAAAGGTCAGATCGACGACCTGCTCGAAGAGATTCGCATCAGAGTCGCCAAAGACGAGCGCATTCTCGTCACCACTCTCACCAAGAAGATGGCCGAAGAGCTCACCGACTTCATGGGGGAGCATGGGGTGCGCGTGCGTTACCTGCACTCCGATGTCGACACGCTGCGCCGGGTCGAGCTGCTGACCGAATTGCGCGCAGGAGTTTACGACGTGCTCGTGGGCATCAACCTCTTGCGCGAGGGTCTCGACCTGCCCGAGGTGTCGCTGGTCGCGATTCTGGATGCCGATAAAGAAGGTTTCCTCCGATCGTCGACGTCGCTCATCCAGACCATCGGCCGGGCCGCACGTAACGTGTCCGGTCAGGTCATCATGTACGCCGATGTCATGACGGATTCGATGGCCCGGGCGATCGACGAGACCACCCGTCGGCGTGCGAAGCAGGTCGCCTACAACCTCGAGCGCGGAGTCGATCCGCAGCCGCTGCGCAAGAAGATCAACGACATCACCGAGCTGCTGGCTCGCGAGGGCGCCGATACCGAGCAATTGCTGGCCTCTCGGGGTGGTAACGGCCGCAAACGGAGCCCAACGCCGAATCTGCGCCGTGAGGGCATCGCGGCCGCCGGCGCAAATGAGCTCGAGTCGATCATCGCCGACCTCAACACCCAGATGATGACGGCCGCCGCCGAACTCAAGTTCGAGCTTGCGGCGCGCCTGCGCGACGAGCTCGGCGACCTCAAACACGAGTTGCGCCAAATGGAGAAGGCCGGGCATATCTAACGCGTTGCCTCCGGCGCTAGCGCTGGGTTGTGTAACTGCGACTCCGTACCTCAGGCATAAGTGCCTCAGGTACAAGATCTATGGAGTCAAAAGCCTGCGAAACGCAGGCTTGAGGCATGACACGCATACGTTCTGAAGCGTCTCGCATTCTCGGCGAGCGAGTCAAAGCGGCCCGTTTGCGCATCGGAATCAGCCAAGAAGATCTCGGCGAGCTCGCCGACATCCACTTCTCGAACATCGGCAAGATCGAGCGCGGCAACTCCAACCCGAACCTCGCGACGATCGTCGCGCTGGCGGGCCCGTTGGGCATCGACCCGGGGGAGTGGCTCACCGGCCTAACGCCCGCCATGCTTCCCGGCCGCACCCACCACGTGACGGCCGCCGACCTCATCGCCGCTCGCGCTGACGAACGCTCCTAGCTCCGCCGTCGACCGCGCGCCCCACCTGTGAGGTCGTTTCGACTCTTTTGAGGTGGTTACGTCGGCCTCAAAAGTGTCACAACTGCCTCACCCGCACGGTCGTAAGTGCGCCCGTAGCGAAGGCGGGGCCGGGAGGGGAGGCAGTGTCGGTGGCGCAACATAGACTTCTGGAGTGTCGATTACAAAGGTAGATTCCGTCGGAAAACTGAGCGTACGCGGGGCCCGCGTACACAATCTGCGTAACGTCGACCTCGACATTCCGCGCGATTCACTGGTGGTTTTCACGGGGCTTTCTGGCTCCGGAAAGTCGTCGCTTGCCTTCGACACGATCTTCGCCGAGGGGCAGCGTCGTTACGTCGAGAGCCTCAGCGCCTACGCGCGCCAGTTTCTCGGTCAGGTCGACCGACCCGACGTCGACTTCATCGAGGGCCTGAGCCCCGCGGTCAGCATCGACCAGAAGTCGACCAACCGCAACCCGCGGTCGACTGTCGGCACCATCACCGAGATCTACGATTACATGCGCCTGCTCTGGGCGCGCATCGGCATTCCGCACTGCCCCGTCTGCGGCGAGCAGATCTCGGCGCAGACCGTGCAGCAAATAGCCGATCAGTTGATGGAACTCGAGACGGGCATCCGGTACCAGGTGGTGAGCCCGGTCATCTCGCAGAAGAAGGGCGAGTTCGTCGACCTCTTCAAAGAGCTGGCGGCGGGCGGCTACTCGCGTGCGGTCGTCGACGGCGACATCATCCAGTTGAACGACCCGCCTAAGCTGAAGAAGCAGATCAAACACGACATCTCTGTCGTGGTCGACCGGCTGGTGGCCGGCCCCGACATTCTGAGCCGACTCACCGACTCGCTCGAGACGGCCCTGCGGCTCACCGACGGTCTCGTGCAGGTGAACTACGTCGACGCCGACGGTCCGGATGCCTGGCAGACCTTCAGCGAGAAGCTGAGCTGCCCCAACCAGCACCCGATCCAGCTCACCGAGATCGAGCCGCGCACGTTCTCGTTCAACGCTCCGTTCGGCGCGTGCCCCGAGTGCTCCGGCCTCGGCACGCGTATGTCGGTGGATGCCGATCTGCTCTTGGGCGACCCCGAGCTCAGCATCGCTGAGGGTGTCATCATTCCGTGGACGACGCAAGGCAAGGGCCTCTACAACTACTACGAGAAGCTGCTCGAGGGCCTCGCTCGCGACCTCAACTTCGACCTCACGACGCCATGGAACGAGTTGAGCTCCACCGTTCAAGAGGCCGTGCTGCGCGGCGACAACTTCGAGGTGCGGGTGAAGTGGAAGAACCGCTTCGGCCGCGAGATGAGCTACACCTCGGGATTCGAGGGCGTGGTTCCCTACATCGAACGCCAGTACCTGCAGGCCGAAACCGACAATCAGCGCGCCCGCTGGGCGGAATACCTGCGTGAGGTGCCGTGCCCGGTCTGCAATGGCAAGCGACTGAAACCCGAAGTACTCGCGGTTCTGGTGAACGGCCACAGCATCGCCGACGTCACCGACATCAGCCTCACCGACGCGCAAGACTTCATGGCAGAGCTGACGCTCACCGATCGTGAGGCGCACATCGCCGCGCAGGTGCTGCGTGAGATCCGCCTGCGACTCGACTTTCTCATTCAGGTCGGGCTGAACTACCTCAACCTGGCGCGCGCGGCGGCGTCGCTGAGCGGGGGAGAGGCGCAGCGCATCCGGTTGGCCACACAGATCGGCTCGGGGCTCACCGGCGTGCTCTACGTGCTCGACGAGCCGAGCATCGGGCTGCACCAGCGCGACAACCGGCGCCTCATCGAGACGCTCGTGAAGCTCAAGAATCTCGGCAACACGCTCATCGTGGTCGAGCACGACGAAGACACGATCCGCACCGCCGACTGGGTGGTCGACATCGGCCCCGGCGCCGGCGTGAACGGCGGCAAGGTCGTGCACTCCGGCTCGTACGAGGGTCTGCTGAACAACCGCGAGAGCCTGACCGGCGACTATCTTTCCGGTCGCAAGTCGATCGAGATCCCAGACCGGCGACGCCCGCTCGACCCCAACCGCAAGATCACCGTCATCGGCGCCGAGGCGAACAACCTCAAGAACGTCACGGTCGAGTTTCCACTCGGCACCTTCACGGCCGTCACCGGGGTGAGCGGCTCGGGCAAGTCGTCGCTCGTCAACGACATTCTGTATCGCGTGCTCGCCAACCAGCTCAACGGCGCCCGCAAGATTCCCGGCAAGCACAAGCGCGTCACCGGGCTCGAGAATCTCGACAAGGTCGTGCACGTCGACCAGAATCCCATCGGCCGCACGCCGCGCTCGAACCCGGCGACGTACACCGGTGTATTCGACCGCATTCGCAACCTCTTCAGTGACACGCTCGAGGCGAAGGCGCGTGGATACATGCCCGGCCGGTTCAGCTTCAACGTCAAGGGCGGCCGCTGCGAGGCCTGCTCGGGCGACGGAACCATCAAGATCGAGATGAACTTTTTGCCCGACGTGTACGTGGCCTGCGAGGTGTGCGGGGGAGCCCGGTACAACCGCGACACCCTCTCGGTGCACTACAAAGGTAAGAACATCGCCGAGGTGCTCGACATGCCCATCGCCGAGGCAGCCGAGTTCTTCGAGCCGATCCAGGCCATCCATCGCTTCTTGAAGACGCTGGTCGAGGTCGGTCTCGGATATGTGCGGCTCGGTCAGAGCGCCACCACCCTCAGCGGCGGCGAGGCGCAGCGCGTCAAGCTCGCCACCGAACTGCAGCGGCGCACGAACGGCCGCAGCGTCTACGTGCTCGACGAGCCGACCACCGGTCTGCACTTCGAGGATGTTCGTAAGCTGCTGCTCGTCTTGAACGGTCTGGTCGACAAGGGCAACACCGTCATCGTGATCGAACACAACCTCGACGTCATCAAATCGGCCGACTGGCTCATCGACCTGGGGCCCGAAGGCGGTTCCGGCGGCGGTAAAATTCTTGCTACAGGAACACCCGAACAGCTGGCCAAAGTCAAGAAGAGCCACACCGGGTACTTTCTGAAAGAGATTCTCGACGCAGAAGAGGGCACGAGACGCAAGGCGTCATGACCGACACAGTTTCTTATCGCCCCAAGGCGGGCGAAATACCCACCCAGCCCGGCGTCTACCGCTTTCGTGATGCGAAGGGCCGGGTGCTCTACGTAGGCAAGGCGCAGAACCTGCGCGCCCGCCTCAGCAACTACTTCGCACCGCTGCGCAGCCTGCACGAACGCACGCGCCGCATGGTCACTACCGCCGCCAGCGTCGAGTGGACCGTCGTCGGCACCGACGTCGAAGCCCTGCAGCTCGAATACACCTGGATCAAGGAGTTCGAGCCGCCCTTCAACGTGAAGTTCCGCGACGACAAGACGTATCCATTCATGGCGATCACTCTCGCCGACGAAGCGCCTCGCGTCATGGTGACACGCAACCAGAAGATCAAGGGCGCCAAGTACTTCGGGCCGTATCCGAAGATCTGGGCGGTGCACGACACCATCGACCTGATGATCAAGGCCTTCCCCATTCGCACGTGCTCCGACTCGAGCTACAAGAAGGCCATGCAGAGCGGTCGCCCGTGTTTTCCCGGCCAGATCGGCCGCTGCGGCGGCCCCTGCTCGGGCAAGGTGACCATCGAAGAGCACCGCGAGATCGTCAACGACTTCATCGCCTTCATGAACGGCCACGACAAGCGTTTTGTCACCGAGGCGACCAAGAAGATGAAGGCCGCCTCCGAGGCGCAGGAGTACGAGAAAGCGGCCCGCTACCGCGACCAGCTGCAGGCTCTCGACGCCGTGCTGGCCAAGAGCAACGTGGTGCTCGCCGACAGCGTCGACACCGACCTGTTCGGCATCGAGCACGACGAACTCGCCGCGGCGGTGCAGCAGTTCGTCGTGCGCGGCGGGCGCATCCGGGGTGTGCGCGCGTGGATGGTCGACAAAGAGCTCGATCTGACCACGGCCGAACTCGTGGATTCGATTCTGCAGACCGCCTATGAAGGTCAGATTCCGCCGCGCGAAATCATCGTTCCCGACCTGCCCGACGACGCCCACGAGCTCGAGGTGTGGCTCTCCGAACGCCGCGGCACATCGAAGGTCGCTCTCAAGACCGCGCAGCGCGGCGAGAAGGCGGCGCTCATGCAGACCGCAACGCTCAACGCGAAGAACGCGCTGATGCTCTACAAGACGAGGCGCAGCACCGACTTCGTGGCACGCACCGAGGCCCTCACCGACATTCAGCAGGCCCTCGGGATGCCCGACGCCCCCCTGCGCATGGAGTGCTTCGACGTGTCGCACCTCGGCGGCACCAACGTGGTCGCGTCGATGGTCGTCTTCGAAGACGGTCTTTCTCGCAAAGACCAGTACCGGCGCTTCACCATTCCCGAGACCACCGACGACACCGACTCGATCTACCAGGTCATCACCCGGCGCTTGGCCTACCTACGCGAAGGTTCCGAGCGCGCCGATTCCGACACCGGCACCAAGAAGTTCTCGTACCCGCCGAACTTGCTCATCGTCGACGGCGGCCAACCGCAGGTGCAGGCGGCCGCCCGCGCTCTCGAAGAATCGGGCGTCGAAGGCATCTTCTTGTGCGGTCTGGCGAAGCGGCTCGAAGAGATCTGGCTTCCGAATGACGACTACCCGGTCATCCTGCCCCGCGGCAGCGAGGCACTCTTCTTGATGCAGCGCATCCGCGACGAGGCCCACCGTTTCGCCATTACACACCAGCGAACCCGCCGCAAGCGCGACATCACTTCGGTGCTCTCCGAGATCCCGGGTCTCGGCCCGGCGCGCGTGAAGACCCTTCTCAAGGAGTTCGGCTCCGTCAGCAAGCTGAAGGAGGCGACTGCCGAGCAGATCGGCGAGGTCAAGGGCGTCGGCCCCACCCTCGCCGCCTCCATCGTCGAGCAACTCCGCGCCTAACACCGAGCCATTCGCGTCCCAGAAACGTAGGCGAATTCGATGGGGTGCGCCGCATAGGGCGGTTCCCTGTCGGATTCTCCTACGTTTCAGCGCACGCCGCGGGGGAGGCGCCGTCTGCACAGCCGCACCGCCTCCGCGCTGCGGGCGGCCCGATAGTCTTAGAGTCGAAACTTCACGACAACACCGACGAGGCGAAAGCACCCACACGATGACACTCGACACTGCCGACCAGCAGGAAGTGCTCATTGTGACCGGCATGTCGGGCGCCGGGCGCTCGACCGTGGCCAACGCGCTCGAAGATCTCGGCTGGTACGTCGTCGACAACCTGCCGCCGCAGATGCTGCGTCCGCTCGTCGATCTCGCCGAGCGCGCGGGCGGGGCGTTGCCGCGTCTCGCCGCTGTGGTCGACGTGCGCGGGCGTGACTTCTTCAGCGATCTGCAGGTCATCATCGAAGACCTCCGCAGCGGCATTCAGTTGCGCATGGTGTTTCTCGAGGCGACGGATGCAGCGCTAGTACGGCGCTTCGAGCAAGTGCGGCGACCGCATCCGCTGCAGGGCAACGGCACCCTGCTAGACGGCATCGGCGCCGAACGAGCGCGCATGACGCCGATTCGGGAGTCGAGCGATATCGTCATCGATACCTCAGACCTGAACATCCACCAGCTCGCCACGCTCGTCGCCGAGCGGTTCTCGGCGGTCGACACCGCCGGCGTTCAGGTCACGGTGATGAGTTTCGGGTTCAAGTACGGTGCACCGAGCGACGCCGACGGCATCGCCGACTGCCGCTTCATTCCGAACCCGTTCTGGATTCCCGAACTGCGTGACAAGTCCGGCCTCGACGTCGAGGTCAGCGACTACGTTCTCGCCCAAGAGGGCGCCGAAGATTTCATCGAGAACTACGCCAAAGCCCTGGCCCCTGTATTGGCCGGCTACCAGCGAGAGAACAAACGTCACGCGACAATTGCCATAGGCTGCACAGGCGGTAAACACCGCTCGGTGGCGGTCGCCCGCAAACTCGCGGAACTGATCAGCACCAATCCCGGCGTCGCAGTGAGCGTGAAGCACCGCGACCTCGGGCGCGAATAACGACACGACACCCGCCGCCCACGAGGCGAACACCGGTACTCGTGTCGCATGAAGGAGATGGAATTCAGTGGCCCTCACCGCCGACGTCAAGAACGAACTGACCGGTGTGGTCGTCAGCAAGACGGCCGCACGTGCGGCCGAATTGGCGACCATCTTGCGCTTCGCCGGCGGCTTGCACCTCATCTCGGGCCGCATCGCGATCGAGGCCGAACTCGACAGCCCCGACCTCGTCAAGCGCGTTCGTAAAGATCTCGCCGAACTGTACGGCGTGCGCGGCGACGTGTCGCTCGTCGCCGCCTCGGGAGTGCGGCGCAACAGCTACTATCTCGTGCGCGTGCTCGACGGCGGCGAAACTCTCGCGCGCCAGACGGGGCTGCTGGATGCCCGGCGGCGCCCCATCAGAGGCCTCCCCAATCGGCTCACCACCGGGTCTGCCGAAGAGCTCGGGGCCGTCTGGCGCGGAGCGTTTCTGGCGCAGGGCTCGCTGACCGATCCGGGCCGCTCGGCGGCTCTGGAGGTGGTGTGCCCCGGCAACGAATCCGCCATGGCGCTCGTCGGTGCCGCCGCGCGTCTGCACGTCTCAGCGAAGGCCCGCGAGGTGCGCGGCGTGCACCGCGTCGTCATCCGCGACGGCGAATCGATCGCCGCGATGCTCGGGCTGATGGGCGCGAGCCAGTCCGTCGCCAAATGGGAAGAGATGCGACAGCGGCGCGAGGTGCGCGCCACCGCGAACCGGCTGGTCAACTTCGACGACGCCAACCTGCGTCGCTCGGCCCAGGCCGCCGTGGCCGCCTGCTCCCGAGTCGAGCGCGCGCTCGAGATCATCGGGGACGAGGTTCCCGAGCACCTGCGTTACGCGGGTGAACTCCGGTTGAACTTTCGGGACGCCAGCCTCGATGAGCTGGGCCACCACGCCGACCCGCCGATGACCAAAGACGCGATTGCCGGGCGAATCCGCCGGCTGCTCGCCATGGCCGACAAGAAGGCCTCAGACCTCGGC
Coding sequences:
- the uvrA gene encoding excinuclease ABC subunit UvrA, with amino-acid sequence MSITKVDSVGKLSVRGARVHNLRNVDLDIPRDSLVVFTGLSGSGKSSLAFDTIFAEGQRRYVESLSAYARQFLGQVDRPDVDFIEGLSPAVSIDQKSTNRNPRSTVGTITEIYDYMRLLWARIGIPHCPVCGEQISAQTVQQIADQLMELETGIRYQVVSPVISQKKGEFVDLFKELAAGGYSRAVVDGDIIQLNDPPKLKKQIKHDISVVVDRLVAGPDILSRLTDSLETALRLTDGLVQVNYVDADGPDAWQTFSEKLSCPNQHPIQLTEIEPRTFSFNAPFGACPECSGLGTRMSVDADLLLGDPELSIAEGVIIPWTTQGKGLYNYYEKLLEGLARDLNFDLTTPWNELSSTVQEAVLRGDNFEVRVKWKNRFGREMSYTSGFEGVVPYIERQYLQAETDNQRARWAEYLREVPCPVCNGKRLKPEVLAVLVNGHSIADVTDISLTDAQDFMAELTLTDREAHIAAQVLREIRLRLDFLIQVGLNYLNLARAAASLSGGEAQRIRLATQIGSGLTGVLYVLDEPSIGLHQRDNRRLIETLVKLKNLGNTLIVVEHDEDTIRTADWVVDIGPGAGVNGGKVVHSGSYEGLLNNRESLTGDYLSGRKSIEIPDRRRPLDPNRKITVIGAEANNLKNVTVEFPLGTFTAVTGVSGSGKSSLVNDILYRVLANQLNGARKIPGKHKRVTGLENLDKVVHVDQNPIGRTPRSNPATYTGVFDRIRNLFSDTLEAKARGYMPGRFSFNVKGGRCEACSGDGTIKIEMNFLPDVYVACEVCGGARYNRDTLSVHYKGKNIAEVLDMPIAEAAEFFEPIQAIHRFLKTLVEVGLGYVRLGQSATTLSGGEAQRVKLATELQRRTNGRSVYVLDEPTTGLHFEDVRKLLLVLNGLVDKGNTVIVIEHNLDVIKSADWLIDLGPEGGSGGGKILATGTPEQLAKVKKSHTGYFLKEILDAEEGTRRKAS
- the whiA gene encoding DNA-binding protein WhiA — its product is MALTADVKNELTGVVVSKTAARAAELATILRFAGGLHLISGRIAIEAELDSPDLVKRVRKDLAELYGVRGDVSLVAASGVRRNSYYLVRVLDGGETLARQTGLLDARRRPIRGLPNRLTTGSAEELGAVWRGAFLAQGSLTDPGRSAALEVVCPGNESAMALVGAAARLHVSAKAREVRGVHRVVIRDGESIAAMLGLMGASQSVAKWEEMRQRREVRATANRLVNFDDANLRRSAQAAVAACSRVERALEIIGDEVPEHLRYAGELRLNFRDASLDELGHHADPPMTKDAIAGRIRRLLAMADKKASDLGIPGTDANLPPDLDD
- the uvrC gene encoding excinuclease ABC subunit UvrC; this translates as MTDTVSYRPKAGEIPTQPGVYRFRDAKGRVLYVGKAQNLRARLSNYFAPLRSLHERTRRMVTTAASVEWTVVGTDVEALQLEYTWIKEFEPPFNVKFRDDKTYPFMAITLADEAPRVMVTRNQKIKGAKYFGPYPKIWAVHDTIDLMIKAFPIRTCSDSSYKKAMQSGRPCFPGQIGRCGGPCSGKVTIEEHREIVNDFIAFMNGHDKRFVTEATKKMKAASEAQEYEKAARYRDQLQALDAVLAKSNVVLADSVDTDLFGIEHDELAAAVQQFVVRGGRIRGVRAWMVDKELDLTTAELVDSILQTAYEGQIPPREIIVPDLPDDAHELEVWLSERRGTSKVALKTAQRGEKAALMQTATLNAKNALMLYKTRRSTDFVARTEALTDIQQALGMPDAPLRMECFDVSHLGGTNVVASMVVFEDGLSRKDQYRRFTIPETTDDTDSIYQVITRRLAYLREGSERADSDTGTKKFSYPPNLLIVDGGQPQVQAAARALEESGVEGIFLCGLAKRLEEIWLPNDDYPVILPRGSEALFLMQRIRDEAHRFAITHQRTRRKRDITSVLSEIPGLGPARVKTLLKEFGSVSKLKEATAEQIGEVKGVGPTLAASIVEQLRA
- a CDS encoding helix-turn-helix domain-containing protein → MTRIRSEASRILGERVKAARLRIGISQEDLGELADIHFSNIGKIERGNSNPNLATIVALAGPLGIDPGEWLTGLTPAMLPGRTHHVTAADLIAARADERS
- the uvrB gene encoding excinuclease ABC subunit UvrB encodes the protein MEPTRSVRPFEVVSDYTPSGDQPAAIAELTARINAGETDVVLLGATGTGKSATTAWLIEAVQRPTLVLAHNKTLAAQLANEFRELMPNNAVEYFVSYYDYYQPEAYVPQTDTFIEKDSSINSEVERLRHSTTNSLLSRRDVVVVSTVSCIYGLGTPEQYMNAMMALQVGMKVDRDWLIRKFISMQYQRNDVDFSRGNFRVRGDTIEIIPMYEELAIRIEMFGDEIEALYTLHPLTGDIVTKRDAISVFPGSHYVADTNVMHRAIGTIQEELALRLTQLEREGKLLEAQRLRMRTTFDLEMMQQIGFTSGIENYSRHIDGRQPGEAPHCLIDYFPDDFLVVIDESHVTVPQIGAMYEGDSSRKRTLVEHGFRLPSALDNRPLRWNEFNNKVGQKVYLSATPGKYEMGLADGVVEQIIRPTGLIDPEIVVKPSKGQIDDLLEEIRIRVAKDERILVTTLTKKMAEELTDFMGEHGVRVRYLHSDVDTLRRVELLTELRAGVYDVLVGINLLREGLDLPEVSLVAILDADKEGFLRSSTSLIQTIGRAARNVSGQVIMYADVMTDSMARAIDETTRRRAKQVAYNLERGVDPQPLRKKINDITELLAREGADTEQLLASRGGNGRKRSPTPNLRREGIAAAGANELESIIADLNTQMMTAAAELKFELAARLRDELGDLKHELRQMEKAGHI
- the rapZ gene encoding RNase adapter RapZ → MTLDTADQQEVLIVTGMSGAGRSTVANALEDLGWYVVDNLPPQMLRPLVDLAERAGGALPRLAAVVDVRGRDFFSDLQVIIEDLRSGIQLRMVFLEATDAALVRRFEQVRRPHPLQGNGTLLDGIGAERARMTPIRESSDIVIDTSDLNIHQLATLVAERFSAVDTAGVQVTVMSFGFKYGAPSDADGIADCRFIPNPFWIPELRDKSGLDVEVSDYVLAQEGAEDFIENYAKALAPVLAGYQRENKRHATIAIGCTGGKHRSVAVARKLAELISTNPGVAVSVKHRDLGRE